In Phyllobacterium zundukense, one DNA window encodes the following:
- a CDS encoding BA14K family protein: protein MRKLTSVLAALAMSVGSMSAGTIPGYAAPLVPLSVETPSNIQMVNEDARVIRRFPRGGNREWRGDRGWRGDNGWRGDRGWRGDRGYYRGDGYRYNGYRGYRYYRPGYRRYNDAWFPLAAFAGGLIIGNAISRPAPVYRTSGSHTEWCYNRYRSYRAYDNTYQPYGGPRRQCYSPYR, encoded by the coding sequence ATGAGAAAGCTCACTTCAGTACTGGCAGCACTAGCGATGTCGGTCGGTTCGATGTCTGCGGGCACGATCCCCGGTTATGCTGCGCCACTGGTGCCGTTGTCCGTTGAAACACCATCCAACATTCAAATGGTCAATGAAGACGCTCGCGTCATCAGACGCTTTCCGCGTGGCGGAAATCGTGAATGGCGTGGTGATCGTGGCTGGCGCGGTGACAATGGCTGGCGTGGTGATCGTGGCTGGCGCGGCGACCGTGGCTATTACCGCGGTGACGGATACAGGTACAATGGATATCGCGGCTACCGTTACTATCGACCCGGATATCGGCGTTACAACGATGCATGGTTCCCGCTTGCCGCATTTGCCGGTGGATTGATCATCGGTAATGCGATCAGCCGGCCGGCTCCCGTTTATCGCACCAGCGGTTCCCATACAGAATGGTGCTATAATCGTTACCGGTCATACCGGGCCTATGACAATACCTACCAGCCTTATGGCGGCCCGCGCCGTCAGTGCTACTCACCCTATCGGTGA
- a CDS encoding HAD family hydrolase — protein sequence MSKPIVVFDLDGTLVDTAPDLLDSLNHCLDAAGMQKVDPVALRRYVGQGGRVMIERAFEAQQKLLGPEQLNWLVDVFIEHYSAHMPGHSALYEGAEKAMDDLSNAGYLLAVCTNKFEGLSINLLTGLGQSSRFSAICGSDTFSFRKPDPRHLIETIKKAGGDPERAVMIGDSRTDIDTAKAAGIPVIAVDFGYSDHPVASYDPSRVISHYRELKVELADHLIGAVNA from the coding sequence ATGTCCAAACCAATCGTCGTTTTTGATCTTGATGGAACTCTGGTGGATACCGCGCCTGATCTTCTTGATAGCCTTAATCATTGTCTCGATGCGGCAGGAATGCAAAAGGTCGACCCCGTCGCGCTGCGCCGCTATGTAGGGCAAGGCGGCCGTGTGATGATTGAACGTGCCTTCGAGGCACAGCAAAAGCTCCTTGGACCGGAACAGCTCAATTGGCTTGTCGATGTCTTCATCGAACATTACAGCGCACATATGCCCGGCCATTCAGCGCTCTACGAGGGCGCTGAAAAGGCTATGGATGACCTCTCAAACGCCGGTTATCTTCTTGCAGTGTGCACGAACAAATTCGAAGGTCTTTCCATCAATCTGTTGACTGGTCTCGGCCAGTCGTCTCGTTTCAGCGCGATTTGCGGCTCAGACACATTCTCTTTTCGCAAACCCGACCCGCGCCATTTGATTGAAACGATCAAGAAGGCTGGCGGCGACCCGGAACGTGCCGTCATGATTGGCGACAGCCGCACGGATATCGACACGGCAAAAGCCGCGGGGATTCCGGTCATAGCGGTCGATTTCGGTTATTCGGACCATCCGGTCGCAAGCTACGATCCAAGCCGGGTTATTTCACACTATCGTGAGTTGAAGGTCGAACTCGCCGACCATTTGATAGGTGCGGTGAATGCTTGA
- the rpiA gene encoding ribose-5-phosphate isomerase RpiA, whose protein sequence is MDARTLKIKAAAEALTYVRDGMRLGIGTGSTAEEFVRLLAVRVASGLNVIGVPTSERTAALCLELGVKLTTLEETPALDLTIDGADEVDPQLALIKGGGGALLREKIVAAASTEMIVIADESKLVETLGAFPLPIEVNRFGLAATKLAIEQAAIRLGLAGPITMRMTGTEAFVTDGGHLILDASFGRIPDTRALSDALHAIPGVVEHGLFLGLARVAILAGADGIRTLTTSKTER, encoded by the coding sequence ATGGATGCCAGAACGTTGAAAATCAAAGCTGCTGCCGAAGCACTGACCTATGTCAGGGACGGCATGCGCCTCGGTATCGGAACGGGATCGACCGCGGAAGAGTTTGTGCGGCTGCTTGCGGTCAGGGTCGCATCCGGATTGAATGTTATCGGCGTGCCAACTTCCGAGCGTACGGCAGCGCTTTGCCTGGAATTGGGGGTCAAGCTCACGACACTTGAGGAAACACCCGCACTTGATCTGACGATCGATGGAGCCGATGAGGTTGATCCGCAGCTTGCGCTGATCAAGGGCGGTGGCGGCGCCTTGCTGCGCGAAAAGATCGTCGCGGCGGCTTCAACTGAAATGATCGTGATTGCAGACGAGTCAAAGCTCGTGGAAACACTCGGCGCATTTCCACTGCCGATCGAAGTCAACCGGTTTGGCCTTGCGGCCACGAAGTTGGCCATTGAACAAGCAGCAATCAGACTTGGACTTGCAGGCCCCATCACAATGAGGATGACGGGCACCGAAGCATTTGTTACAGACGGCGGGCATTTGATCCTGGATGCATCTTTTGGCCGCATTCCGGATACAAGAGCTTTATCGGACGCTTTGCACGCCATTCCCGGCGTTGTGGAGCATGGACTTTTTCTGGGACTGGCGCGCGTGGCCATTTTGGCTGGTGCTGACGGTATCCGAACACTAACAACGTCGAAAACGGAGCGATAA
- a CDS encoding DUF2059 domain-containing protein: MNRATGFRRLIAPLSVAVMLGGLYSAQAQEITPSHLAAARAAVTAIRTTDQFDSILPTVALQLKGELIQKDPNLEAIISSTVDEQALALASRRGDLENEAARAYAVSFTEEELNAITGFYTSPAGKKLLSEGPIVTREVMKAASIWQRGIARDLAQAVAEKVVAAAAATAPAPAPATPEAPAQPKP; this comes from the coding sequence ATGAACCGAGCAACTGGCTTCCGCCGCTTGATTGCACCTTTGTCTGTCGCAGTCATGCTGGGCGGCCTCTATTCTGCGCAAGCGCAGGAAATCACCCCATCGCATCTGGCGGCCGCACGAGCTGCCGTTACGGCGATCAGGACAACCGATCAGTTCGACTCGATCCTGCCAACTGTGGCGCTGCAATTGAAGGGCGAATTGATCCAGAAGGATCCCAATCTGGAAGCGATCATCAGCTCGACGGTCGATGAACAGGCACTGGCACTCGCATCGCGCCGCGGCGATCTCGAAAATGAAGCCGCCCGCGCTTATGCCGTATCTTTCACGGAAGAAGAGCTGAATGCCATCACCGGTTTCTATACATCCCCTGCAGGCAAGAAACTGTTGTCGGAGGGCCCGATCGTCACGCGCGAAGTGATGAAGGCGGCAAGCATCTGGCAGCGCGGTATTGCGCGCGACTTGGCCCAGGCGGTCGCTGAAAAGGTTGTTGCAGCAGCTGCGGCGACAGCCCCCGCGCCGGCTCCGGCCACGCCTGAAGCTCCGGCTCAGCCGAAACCCTGA
- the gor gene encoding glutathione-disulfide reductase has protein sequence MTANDYDLFVVGGGSGGVRAGRLAGAMGKKVALAEEYRMGGTCVIRGCVPKKLFVYASQFPEHFEAAAGYGWSVGETSFDWPTLVANKDREIARLEGLYRSGLDNSNVEIFDSRAVLIDDHTIEILKTGKRVTADQILVATGGHPNPHVALPGHELCISSNEAFHLEKLPKAIVIEGGGYIAVEFANIFHGMGVETTLVYRGKEILSRFDHDLRQLLHASMVAKGIRVRCVEVIKEVKRQDSGHLTVHLSSGDELVADQVMLAIGRVPNTKSLGLEAAGVDVDEIGAIKVDAYSRTSKANIWAVGDVTNRVQLTPVAIHEAMCFLETAFRNNPTKPDHRQIATAVFSQPEIGTVGLSEEEASKEFKELEVYRALFRPMRNTLSGAKDKMLTKLIVDAASRKVVGAHILGPDAGEMAQLLAIPIKAGCTKDDFDRTMAVHPTASEELVTMYKPSYRIVNCERVD, from the coding sequence ATGACAGCCAATGATTACGACCTTTTCGTTGTCGGAGGAGGGTCGGGTGGTGTTCGCGCAGGCCGGCTTGCCGGCGCCATGGGCAAAAAGGTTGCACTTGCCGAAGAATACCGGATGGGCGGCACCTGCGTTATCCGGGGCTGCGTACCGAAAAAGCTCTTTGTCTACGCATCGCAGTTTCCGGAGCATTTCGAAGCTGCCGCCGGCTATGGCTGGAGCGTTGGCGAGACCAGTTTTGACTGGCCGACATTGGTTGCCAATAAGGATCGCGAAATCGCGCGGCTGGAAGGGCTCTACCGGAGCGGGCTGGACAACTCGAACGTCGAGATATTTGACAGCAGGGCCGTGCTGATCGACGACCACACGATTGAAATCCTCAAGACTGGCAAACGGGTCACTGCGGACCAAATTCTCGTCGCCACCGGCGGCCATCCCAATCCGCATGTCGCCCTGCCGGGGCACGAACTGTGCATCAGCTCCAATGAAGCATTTCACCTCGAGAAACTGCCGAAAGCCATCGTTATCGAGGGCGGAGGCTATATCGCAGTGGAGTTCGCCAATATTTTCCACGGGATGGGTGTCGAAACAACGCTCGTCTACCGCGGCAAGGAGATCCTTTCGCGCTTCGATCACGATCTGCGGCAATTGCTGCATGCATCGATGGTTGCCAAGGGCATTCGCGTCCGCTGCGTGGAAGTTATCAAGGAGGTGAAGCGGCAGGATAGCGGGCATCTCACCGTTCATCTGTCATCCGGTGATGAGCTTGTGGCTGATCAGGTCATGCTCGCTATCGGCCGGGTGCCCAACACTAAATCGCTCGGGCTCGAAGCGGCAGGAGTGGATGTCGACGAGATTGGCGCGATCAAGGTCGACGCCTATTCACGCACCAGCAAGGCGAATATCTGGGCGGTTGGAGACGTGACAAATCGTGTCCAGTTGACGCCCGTCGCCATCCACGAGGCCATGTGTTTCCTAGAAACCGCGTTCAGGAACAATCCGACCAAGCCGGACCACCGGCAGATCGCAACCGCTGTTTTCTCGCAGCCGGAAATCGGTACGGTTGGCCTCAGCGAAGAAGAGGCGAGCAAGGAGTTCAAGGAGCTGGAAGTCTATCGCGCCCTTTTCCGTCCGATGCGCAATACGCTTTCCGGGGCCAAGGACAAGATGCTGACCAAGCTGATTGTCGATGCTGCCAGCAGGAAGGTGGTCGGTGCGCATATTCTGGGACCAGATGCGGGCGAAATGGCGCAGCTCCTTGCGATTCCGATCAAGGCAGGCTGCACGAAGGATGATTTCGACCGGACCATGGCGGTGCACCCGACAGCCTCGGAAGAACTGGTGACGATGTACAAGCCGAGCTACCGCATCGTGAATTGCGAGCGCGTTGACTGA
- a CDS encoding gamma-glutamylcyclotransferase family protein translates to MYDIETLAKNGELVAYFGYGSLVNRNTLRTNIVHAIPARLHGWRRLWRPRPDMPGFPAALLSVRREEGASVDGLLVFDHLDNLPAVDLREAHYHRRSVLLEHVETRTPLLDGCPLFVYEAQHDVPLHPEPPRILQSYLDAVMQGFLIEHGDAGLARFVQETHHFDTPIYKDRAAPAYPRAVSLNDRETSLFDRLLADRGALFIEVPRGGLSEVA, encoded by the coding sequence ATGTATGATATCGAGACTTTGGCGAAAAATGGCGAACTTGTCGCCTATTTCGGTTATGGCTCGCTGGTAAATCGCAATACACTTCGCACCAATATCGTCCATGCCATTCCGGCAAGGCTGCATGGCTGGCGCAGGCTATGGCGCCCGCGCCCGGACATGCCGGGCTTTCCCGCAGCGCTGTTATCGGTACGCCGGGAGGAGGGCGCCAGCGTTGATGGTTTGCTGGTGTTCGATCATCTGGACAATCTGCCTGCGGTCGACCTGCGAGAGGCGCATTATCACAGGCGCAGCGTCCTCCTGGAACATGTCGAGACCAGAACGCCGTTGCTGGATGGATGTCCGCTCTTTGTCTATGAGGCACAGCACGACGTGCCGCTACACCCCGAACCACCTCGCATCCTGCAGTCCTATCTCGATGCGGTCATGCAAGGCTTCCTGATTGAACATGGTGACGCGGGACTTGCCCGCTTCGTCCAGGAAACGCATCACTTCGACACGCCCATCTACAAGGATCGTGCCGCGCCGGCATATCCGCGCGCCGTTTCACTCAATGACCGCGAAACCAGCCTGTTCGACAGGTTGCTGGCCGATCGTGGTGCACTCTTTATTGAAGTTCCCAGAGGCGGATTAAGCGAAGTCGCCTAG
- a CDS encoding alpha/beta fold hydrolase, producing the protein MRHIIFEASDGFPLHGTLFEGNGDGPVVLISPAAAVPGRFYRHFADRLIQLGASNVLTYDYRGVARSATPKGWKARLNMKDWGTLDFPAALDTLKRMSGAQSLVGIGHSFGGVALGLSNRSSDFQRYTTLASLSGYYRNTAEPLAVFAKMNLLGVPLTIPLGKLPKWGGLGEALPGSVFRDWARWCRNPNFLFADPKVPEAQHFQSVRIPILSVGITDDVWGTRKAVDGLLVHYNNAAIRELWLSPDQKAQAPVGHLGFFRKHHEATLWPAVIDWLLHGQVPEGATLRQETQVA; encoded by the coding sequence ATGCGCCATATCATTTTCGAGGCCTCGGACGGCTTTCCGCTACACGGCACGTTATTCGAGGGGAACGGCGATGGACCGGTGGTCCTGATTTCGCCGGCCGCAGCTGTTCCCGGCAGGTTTTACCGGCATTTCGCCGACCGGCTGATCCAGCTCGGCGCGTCGAATGTACTGACCTATGATTACAGGGGCGTCGCCAGGTCAGCCACACCGAAGGGGTGGAAAGCGCGTCTCAACATGAAGGACTGGGGCACGCTGGATTTTCCTGCGGCGCTGGATACTCTGAAACGCATGTCCGGCGCGCAATCTCTCGTCGGCATAGGTCATTCCTTTGGCGGCGTTGCGCTTGGCCTCAGCAACCGCTCCTCCGACTTCCAGCGCTACACCACACTCGCCTCGCTTTCGGGGTATTATCGCAATACGGCAGAACCCCTCGCCGTCTTTGCCAAGATGAACCTGCTTGGCGTCCCGCTCACCATTCCGCTCGGCAAATTGCCGAAATGGGGCGGATTGGGCGAAGCCCTCCCTGGCAGCGTATTCCGCGACTGGGCGCGCTGGTGCCGCAACCCGAATTTCCTGTTTGCGGACCCGAAGGTACCCGAAGCGCAACATTTCCAGTCGGTGCGTATTCCGATCCTTTCCGTCGGCATTACCGATGATGTCTGGGGAACCCGCAAGGCGGTTGATGGCTTGCTTGTCCACTACAACAACGCCGCCATCCGGGAATTGTGGCTTTCGCCAGATCAGAAGGCCCAGGCTCCGGTTGGCCACCTCGGCTTTTTCCGCAAGCACCATGAAGCAACGCTTTGGCCAGCCGTCATCGACTGGCTGCTGCATGGGCAAGTTCCGGAAGGCGCAACCTTGCGGCAGGAGACACAAGTCGCCTAG
- a CDS encoding class II 3-deoxy-7-phosphoheptulonate synthase produces the protein MTKNWTPTSWRGKPIKQVPYYPDAQAVSDVEARLRTYPPLVFAGEARKLKKQLAAVSKGESFLLQGGDCAESFAEHGADNIRDFFRVFLQMAVVLTFGASKPIVKVGRIAGQFAKPRSSDTETKNGIELPIYRGDIINGTEFTEQARIPDPARQEMAYRQSAATLNLLRAFAQGGYANLENVNQWMLGFVADSPQGERYGSLARRISDTMDFMRAVGITSETNAQLRETDFYTSHEALLLGYEEALTRVDSTSGDWYGTSGHMIWIGDRTRQADHAHVEYCRGIKNPLGLKCGPTLEADDLIRLIDLLNPANEPGRLTLINRFGHDKVGDHLPKLIRAVQKEGRNVVWSCDPMHGNTITANGYKTRPFDRILKEVESFFAVHHAEGTYPGGIHIEMTGNNVTECTGGARAISAEDLSDRYHTHCDPRLNADQALELAFLVAELLKKERDSHPQKLAVNA, from the coding sequence ATGACCAAGAACTGGACACCGACTTCCTGGAGAGGCAAACCTATCAAGCAGGTGCCGTATTATCCGGACGCTCAGGCTGTGAGCGACGTCGAGGCCCGTCTTCGTACTTATCCGCCGCTGGTTTTTGCAGGTGAAGCGCGCAAGCTCAAGAAGCAGCTGGCTGCCGTTTCCAAGGGCGAAAGCTTTCTGTTGCAGGGCGGTGATTGTGCCGAAAGCTTTGCCGAACATGGCGCCGACAATATCCGCGACTTCTTCCGGGTATTCCTGCAGATGGCCGTCGTCCTGACGTTTGGCGCCTCAAAGCCCATCGTCAAGGTCGGGCGTATTGCCGGCCAGTTCGCCAAGCCCCGTTCCTCGGATACCGAGACGAAGAACGGCATCGAACTTCCGATCTATCGCGGTGACATCATCAATGGCACCGAGTTCACGGAACAGGCGCGAATTCCCGATCCGGCTCGCCAGGAAATGGCGTACCGCCAGTCGGCCGCTACGCTCAACCTTTTGCGCGCATTCGCACAGGGCGGCTATGCCAACCTGGAGAACGTGAACCAGTGGATGCTGGGTTTCGTTGCCGATAGCCCGCAAGGCGAACGCTATGGTTCGCTGGCCCGGCGTATCTCGGACACGATGGACTTCATGCGCGCTGTTGGCATCACATCGGAGACCAATGCGCAGTTGCGTGAAACGGATTTCTACACCAGCCACGAGGCATTGCTGCTTGGCTATGAAGAAGCTCTGACGCGCGTCGATTCTACTTCGGGCGACTGGTACGGCACGTCCGGCCACATGATCTGGATCGGCGATCGTACACGCCAGGCGGATCATGCCCATGTCGAATATTGCCGTGGCATCAAGAACCCGCTTGGTCTCAAGTGCGGCCCAACCCTGGAGGCCGACGACTTGATCCGTTTGATCGACCTGCTCAATCCAGCGAACGAGCCGGGCCGTCTGACCCTGATCAATCGCTTCGGCCACGACAAGGTCGGCGACCATCTGCCGAAGCTGATCCGCGCGGTGCAAAAGGAAGGTCGCAACGTGGTCTGGTCCTGTGATCCGATGCATGGCAACACGATCACGGCCAATGGCTACAAGACGCGGCCGTTCGACCGCATCCTGAAAGAAGTTGAGAGCTTCTTCGCGGTCCATCATGCGGAAGGAACCTATCCAGGCGGCATTCACATCGAAATGACCGGCAACAATGTGACGGAATGCACAGGCGGTGCGCGGGCGATTTCGGCAGAAGATCTGTCCGATCGCTACCACACCCATTGCGATCCCCGTCTCAATGCCGATCAGGCGTTGGAACTGGCGTTCCTCGTTGCCGAGCTTCTCAAGAAAGAACGTGACAGCCATCCGCAGAAGCTGGCCGTCAACGCCTGA
- the nhaA gene encoding Na+/H+ antiporter NhaA has protein sequence MDTKPSRRIRLTASFRSFMENEASGGIILMAVAALALIIANSPLSEGYFGLLKTYVGGLSILHWINDALMAVFFLLVGLEIKREMISGQLSNWSRRALPGFAAVGGMLVPALIFLAFNEGDTIRGWAIPSATDIAFSLGVLSLLGSRVPLSLKVFLTALAIIDDLGAVIIIALFYSEGLNVPALAGVAAVFGILLAMNYLGMVRLWAYLVLGVILWILVFKSGIHATIAGVLLALTIPMRGEKGQTDSPLLELEHAIQPWVGFLIVPIFGFANAGVSFAGISLSNLADPVPLGVAAGLFFGKQFGVFSFAWVAIKLRLAERPVGASWLQIYSVAILCGIGFTMSLFIGLLAFANSPLLQDETKLGVLLGSLLSAVVGAALLRLSLARPAKT, from the coding sequence ATGGATACAAAACCCTCGCGCCGAATCCGCCTGACTGCGTCTTTCCGTTCATTTATGGAGAATGAGGCCTCCGGGGGCATCATTCTGATGGCGGTTGCCGCTTTGGCGCTGATCATTGCCAATTCACCGCTGAGCGAAGGCTATTTCGGTTTGCTGAAGACCTATGTCGGCGGCTTGAGCATACTGCACTGGATCAATGATGCGCTGATGGCCGTGTTTTTCCTTCTGGTCGGTCTCGAGATCAAACGAGAGATGATCAGCGGGCAATTGTCGAACTGGTCGCGCCGCGCATTGCCGGGATTTGCCGCAGTTGGCGGCATGCTTGTTCCGGCGCTGATCTTCCTTGCCTTCAATGAAGGGGATACGATCCGCGGCTGGGCAATCCCGTCCGCCACGGACATTGCCTTCTCGCTTGGTGTACTGTCGCTGCTTGGATCGCGCGTTCCATTGTCGCTGAAAGTGTTCCTGACGGCACTCGCCATCATCGATGACCTTGGCGCTGTGATCATCATCGCCCTGTTTTATTCCGAAGGGCTCAATGTCCCGGCTCTGGCAGGCGTGGCTGCTGTCTTTGGCATTTTGCTCGCGATGAATTATCTCGGCATGGTGCGGCTGTGGGCCTATCTTGTTCTTGGTGTCATACTGTGGATCCTGGTGTTCAAATCCGGCATCCACGCGACGATTGCCGGTGTACTGCTTGCGCTGACGATCCCCATGCGCGGCGAGAAGGGGCAGACGGATTCGCCCTTGCTGGAGCTTGAGCACGCCATACAGCCCTGGGTCGGGTTTCTCATTGTGCCGATCTTCGGTTTCGCCAATGCCGGTGTGTCGTTCGCCGGCATTTCGCTGTCCAACCTTGCAGATCCGGTTCCGCTTGGCGTTGCGGCAGGCCTGTTTTTCGGCAAGCAGTTCGGTGTTTTTTCTTTTGCTTGGGTTGCGATCAAATTGCGCCTTGCCGAACGCCCCGTAGGGGCAAGCTGGCTGCAAATCTACAGTGTGGCGATCCTGTGCGGCATTGGCTTCACCATGAGCCTGTTCATCGGGTTGCTTGCCTTTGCCAATTCGCCGCTGCTGCAGGATGAAACGAAGCTCGGCGTTCTGCTGGGGTCGCTGCTATCTGCTGTCGTCGGTGCAGCCCTGCTGCGCCTGTCGCTGGCGCGTCCGGCAAAGACGTGA
- a CDS encoding GFA family protein: MVELRRGSCLCGKVHFETRGGNVRGVVYCHCSQCRKQTGHFLAATNVQDDCISISGEENLSWYEASDFARRGFCKNCGSVLFWKGKTRDYISIMAGAFDHPSGLQGESHIFVGNKGDYYEIDDGLPQYEKGGGGVVVAGN; encoded by the coding sequence ATGGTCGAGTTGCGTCGGGGCTCATGCCTGTGCGGAAAAGTACATTTCGAGACGCGGGGTGGTAATGTACGCGGTGTCGTTTATTGCCACTGCTCGCAATGCCGCAAGCAAACCGGCCATTTCCTGGCTGCGACCAATGTTCAGGATGATTGCATCAGCATCTCCGGTGAGGAAAATCTCAGTTGGTACGAGGCGAGTGACTTCGCGCGCCGTGGTTTTTGCAAGAACTGTGGTTCGGTGCTTTTCTGGAAGGGTAAAACGCGCGACTATATTTCCATCATGGCCGGGGCATTCGATCATCCTTCCGGACTGCAGGGCGAGAGCCACATTTTTGTTGGGAACAAGGGCGACTATTACGAGATCGATGACGGTTTGCCACAATATGAAAAGGGCGGCGGCGGTGTCGTGGTGGCGGGGAACTAG
- a CDS encoding diacylglycerol kinase, giving the protein MHRLVMAFINSMRALRHLAKHEQAVQQELILFFLSIPLAAVVAPTVLSFLLLTGSVLFLIMIEVLNTGIEAACDAVSLDFHREIQIAKDCGSLAVLISIILVATVWFYTLWTVFFS; this is encoded by the coding sequence ATGCATCGGCTGGTAATGGCATTCATCAACTCCATGCGCGCGCTGAGGCATCTGGCGAAGCATGAACAGGCGGTCCAGCAAGAACTCATCCTCTTCTTCCTGTCGATACCCCTGGCAGCCGTTGTTGCGCCGACGGTGCTATCCTTCTTGCTCCTGACCGGATCGGTGTTGTTTCTGATCATGATCGAAGTACTCAACACCGGCATTGAGGCGGCTTGCGATGCGGTCTCCCTGGATTTTCATCGAGAAATCCAGATCGCCAAGGATTGCGGGTCTCTTGCTGTGCTGATTTCGATCATTCTGGTTGCAACGGTCTGGTTCTATACGCTCTGGACCGTGTTTTTTTCCTGA
- a CDS encoding NAD+ synthase produces the protein MSKNPDILRIAIAQLNPVLGDIKGNLAKAREARADAARQGADLVLYTELFISGYPPEDLVLKRAFIEACEKAVQDFALDTADGGPGVVMGTPLKRETGLHNSVMVLDGGKVIAERFKVDLPNYGEFDEKRVFQAGPMPGPVNFRGVRIGIPICEDIWGDHDVCETLAESGAEILCVPNGSPYYRGKVDVRYQVALRQVIETGLPLVFANQLGGQDDLIFDGASFAFNADKNLAFQMSQFEEQLIVTTWRRRANGWTCHEGPMSRIPEGEEANYRACMLGLRDYVNKNGFKDVVLGLSGGIDSAICAALAVDALGEERLRAVMMPYTYTSKDSLKDAEDCARMLGCRYDIVPIFEPVQGFLKALGPTFEGTKEGITEENLQSRARGTILMAISNKFGSMVVTTGNKSEMSVGYATLYGDMNGGYNPIKDLYKMQVYAMSEWRNNNVPAGGLGPSGEVIPVNIIKKAPSAELRENQTDQDSLPPYPVLDDILECLVEHEMGVDEIVERGHERATVERIEHLLYIAEYKRRQSAPGVKVTKKNFGRDRRYPITNRFRDRQNGH, from the coding sequence ATGAGCAAAAATCCCGACATTCTCCGTATCGCCATCGCTCAGCTCAATCCCGTGTTGGGCGACATCAAAGGCAACCTGGCAAAAGCCCGCGAGGCTCGCGCTGACGCTGCACGTCAGGGCGCCGATCTGGTGCTCTATACAGAGCTCTTCATTTCCGGTTATCCGCCTGAAGATCTGGTGCTCAAGCGCGCCTTCATCGAAGCCTGCGAAAAGGCAGTGCAGGATTTTGCGCTGGATACCGCTGATGGCGGTCCGGGTGTCGTCATGGGCACGCCGCTGAAGCGCGAAACAGGCTTGCACAATTCGGTCATGGTGCTTGATGGCGGTAAGGTGATTGCCGAGCGTTTCAAGGTCGATCTGCCGAACTATGGCGAGTTCGATGAAAAACGTGTCTTCCAGGCTGGCCCCATGCCCGGTCCGGTCAATTTCCGCGGGGTGCGCATCGGCATTCCAATCTGCGAGGACATCTGGGGCGATCATGACGTCTGCGAAACGCTGGCGGAGAGTGGCGCGGAAATCCTCTGCGTACCCAACGGCTCCCCCTATTATCGCGGCAAGGTCGATGTGCGCTACCAGGTGGCTCTGCGCCAGGTCATCGAGACGGGACTGCCGCTGGTTTTTGCCAACCAGCTCGGCGGCCAGGACGACCTGATTTTCGACGGCGCTTCCTTCGCTTTCAATGCGGACAAGAATCTTGCATTCCAGATGTCGCAGTTCGAGGAGCAGCTGATCGTCACCACGTGGAGGCGCAGGGCCAATGGCTGGACGTGCCATGAAGGACCGATGTCGAGGATTCCGGAGGGCGAAGAGGCGAACTATCGCGCCTGCATGCTGGGCCTGCGTGACTATGTCAACAAGAATGGTTTCAAGGATGTCGTGCTCGGCCTTTCCGGCGGTATCGACTCTGCAATCTGCGCTGCGCTTGCGGTGGATGCACTGGGCGAGGAGCGTCTGCGCGCCGTCATGATGCCTTACACCTATACGTCGAAGGACTCGCTGAAGGACGCCGAGGATTGCGCCCGCATGCTCGGCTGCCGCTACGACATCGTGCCGATTTTTGAGCCCGTACAGGGCTTCCTCAAGGCGCTGGGACCCACGTTCGAGGGCACAAAGGAAGGCATCACCGAGGAAAATCTGCAGAGCCGCGCACGCGGCACGATCCTGATGGCGATCTCCAACAAGTTCGGCTCCATGGTGGTGACCACGGGCAACAAATCGGAAATGTCGGTCGGCTATGCCACGCTCTATGGCGACATGAATGGCGGCTACAATCCGATCAAGGACCTTTACAAGATGCAGGTCTACGCCATGTCGGAATGGCGCAACAACAATGTCCCCGCCGGTGGTCTTGGCCCTTCGGGCGAGGTTATCCCGGTGAACATCATCAAGAAGGCACCCTCGGCGGAACTGCGTGAAAACCAGACCGACCAGGATTCGCTGCCGCCTTATCCGGTTCTCGACGATATTCTGGAATGCCTCGTCGAGCACGAAATGGGCGTCGATGAAATCGTCGAGCGTGGTCATGAACGCGCGACGGTCGAGCGTATCGAACACCTGCTCTACATTGCCGAATACAAGCGCCGGCAATCTGCGCCAGGCGTGAAGGTGACGAAGAAGAATTTCGGCCGCGATCGCCGTTATCCCATTACCAACCGGTTCCGCGATCGGCAGAATGGCCACTGA